One Paraburkholderia kururiensis DNA window includes the following coding sequences:
- the tssA gene encoding type VI secretion system protein TssA — protein MPIDLKALIEPVSESSPCGEDLLFSADFDAIQHARRFDDPSLDQGEWVTDIKEADWSFVIERASALLGSQTKDLRLAVWLTEALAMEDGVPGLTQGYALVTGLCERYWEYLHPLPEGDDTEYRLGNVGWLVGRTAELLRTAPLTQTPDSSFSALDWEVATHAAQAAKRDPEHADDITRGKPAVEQIEASRRSTPARFYVSLLAELKAFEDAMLGLERELDLRAGEVAPSFRKAKDAYESVYRLAERFAREAGVNPDAPAGQAARESKQDQVAGAQERTEPTFKTPLSHEAAVPTTLAPASQTPHVANVAYAGIQNRAQAVAQLRAVAKYFRSTEPHSPVAYLADKAAEWAEMPLHEWLSTVVKDDGSLSHIRELLGIKPDANG, from the coding sequence ATGCCGATCGATCTGAAAGCGCTGATCGAGCCCGTGAGCGAATCGTCGCCGTGCGGCGAGGACCTGCTGTTTTCGGCAGACTTCGACGCTATCCAGCACGCGCGCCGTTTCGACGATCCCTCGCTGGACCAGGGCGAGTGGGTGACGGACATCAAGGAAGCCGACTGGTCGTTCGTGATCGAGCGCGCATCCGCGCTGCTGGGCTCGCAGACGAAAGACCTGCGGCTCGCGGTGTGGCTGACGGAAGCGCTGGCCATGGAAGACGGCGTGCCGGGGCTCACGCAAGGCTATGCGCTCGTGACAGGCTTGTGCGAGCGGTACTGGGAGTATCTGCATCCGCTGCCGGAAGGCGACGACACCGAATATCGCCTCGGCAACGTCGGCTGGCTCGTGGGGCGCACGGCCGAACTGCTGCGCACCGCGCCGCTCACGCAGACACCGGATAGCTCGTTCAGCGCGCTCGACTGGGAGGTGGCCACGCACGCGGCGCAGGCGGCGAAGCGCGACCCGGAACACGCGGACGACATCACGCGCGGCAAGCCGGCAGTCGAGCAGATCGAAGCAAGCCGGCGCTCCACGCCCGCGCGCTTCTATGTGTCGTTGCTTGCGGAGCTGAAGGCATTCGAAGACGCGATGCTGGGCCTCGAGCGTGAACTCGACCTGCGCGCGGGCGAAGTCGCGCCGAGCTTTCGCAAGGCAAAAGACGCGTACGAGTCGGTGTATCGGCTTGCCGAGCGCTTCGCGCGCGAAGCCGGCGTGAATCCGGATGCGCCCGCGGGCCAGGCCGCGCGGGAATCGAAGCAGGACCAGGTGGCGGGTGCGCAGGAGCGCACCGAGCCGACATTCAAGACGCCGTTGTCGCACGAGGCTGCCGTGCCCACCACACTCGCTCCCGCATCACAGACCCCGCACGTGGCGAACGTCGCGTACGCCGGCATTCAGAACCGTGCGCAGGCCGTCGCTCAACTGCGCGCGGTCGCGAAGTATTTCCGCAGCACCGAGCCGCACAGTCCGGTGGCCTATCTCGCGGACAAGGCCGCCGAATGGGCCGAGATGCCGCTGCACGAATGGCTTTCGACGGTCGTGAAAGACGACGGCTCGCTTTCGCACATCCGCGAGTTGCTGGGCATCAAGCCCGACGCGAACGGTTGA
- a CDS encoding OmpA family protein yields the protein MSALQRRALRPATAAVAYAAACMLFAASGTVWADNAGPANVTPVDNSGVQIHTTILPPQPAASTGTSTVAGSNANAVANPGGSAGTTYVPPAANTTPGQVVVGGKVPDEATKAAVLQRLRDTYGATNVVDQIEVGNVATPPNWGTNVQKLIGPQLKQISKGQLKIDGTQIDVKGEVGNEAQRQQLASDMANALNPTWTIKNGLRVSASEQGLLDRTLANRTIEFETGSATLTPQGRAILDQMAAVLSKMSTKTVEIIGHTDNLGNRASNIALSQARADAVKGYLVARGISPQQLSTTGVGPDQPIASNDSTDGRARNRRIEFRAGL from the coding sequence ATGAGCGCCCTCCAACGTCGCGCCTTGCGCCCTGCCACCGCCGCCGTTGCCTACGCTGCGGCCTGCATGCTGTTCGCGGCATCGGGCACGGTATGGGCCGACAATGCCGGACCGGCGAACGTTACGCCCGTCGACAACAGCGGCGTGCAGATTCACACGACCATCCTGCCGCCGCAGCCGGCTGCATCGACGGGCACGTCCACGGTCGCGGGCAGCAATGCCAACGCTGTGGCGAACCCGGGCGGGTCGGCAGGCACGACCTACGTGCCGCCTGCCGCGAACACCACGCCGGGCCAGGTGGTCGTAGGCGGCAAGGTGCCCGACGAAGCCACGAAAGCGGCCGTGCTGCAACGCCTGCGCGACACGTATGGCGCGACCAACGTGGTCGATCAGATCGAAGTGGGCAACGTCGCCACGCCGCCCAACTGGGGCACGAATGTGCAGAAGCTGATCGGCCCGCAGTTGAAGCAGATCAGCAAGGGGCAACTCAAGATCGACGGCACGCAGATCGACGTGAAAGGCGAAGTGGGCAACGAAGCGCAGCGCCAGCAACTCGCGAGCGACATGGCCAACGCGCTGAACCCGACCTGGACCATCAAGAACGGACTGCGCGTGAGCGCATCCGAGCAAGGGCTGCTCGATCGCACGCTCGCGAACCGCACCATCGAATTCGAAACGGGCAGCGCCACGCTCACGCCGCAAGGCCGCGCGATTCTCGATCAGATGGCGGCGGTGCTGTCGAAGATGTCGACGAAGACCGTGGAAATCATCGGGCACACGGACAATCTCGGTAATCGGGCATCCAACATCGCGTTGAGCCAGGCGCGCGCGGATGCGGTGAAGGGCTACCTCGTCGCGCGAGGCATCTCGCCGCAGCAGTTGAGCACGACAGGCGTGGGCCCCGACCAACCCATCGCCTCGAACGACAGCACCGACGGGCGCGCCCGCAACCGGCGCATCGAATTCAGAGCGGGACTCTGA
- the tssF gene encoding type VI secretion system baseplate subunit TssF has protein sequence MEELLPYYERELSFLRRYSRDFAERYPKIAARLAMTSEHCEDPHVERMIESFALLGARINKKLDDDYPQFTEALLEVLYPHYLRPFPSCSIAQFGMSAAVSQLTEPQTVPRGTELRSRSIRGVECRFRTAYDVTLAPLAISDAKYLPLAMAPGATVLPANATGIVSITFASTSPQLDLAALKVPHVRAHLHGEQSFIAALADCLFVNALATYVEPDRCGRWKEMCATPVTQAGFDEADGLIDYPARSHPAYRLLTEYFGFPEKFDFVDFDLGAMTRAAGPCRSLTLHVVLKDVRGDSHMARLLETLSTSHLRLFCTPVVNLFRQRGEPIRVSHQAVSYPVIAEGRNAFAYEIYSIDSVHLVRQRAHEEKVIEFRPFYSLHHGETEKAGHYWFARRNAWVAENSPGYETEISIVDIDLEPSAPQTDTLSVDLTCTNRDLPSRLAVGLEGGDLFVEGGAPAGSSIVMLRRPTPTARFERGRGAHWRLVSHLALSHVSLANSGLAALKEMLVLYDLRRSAVSSRHIEGIVGIEQRAAVQWLPGKPFATFVRGVEIRLTLDEEHFVGTSVATFVRLLDTFFGLYVHLNSFVQLIVVSKRTGEEILRCKPRSGESILV, from the coding sequence ATGGAAGAACTGCTGCCGTATTACGAGCGCGAACTGTCGTTCCTGCGTCGCTATTCGCGCGACTTCGCCGAGCGCTATCCGAAGATCGCCGCGCGCCTCGCCATGACGAGCGAGCATTGCGAAGACCCGCACGTCGAACGCATGATCGAGTCGTTCGCGTTGCTCGGTGCGCGTATCAACAAGAAGCTCGACGACGACTACCCCCAGTTTACGGAAGCGTTGCTCGAGGTGCTGTACCCACACTATCTGCGGCCGTTTCCCTCGTGCTCGATCGCGCAGTTCGGCATGTCGGCGGCGGTGAGTCAGCTGACCGAGCCGCAGACCGTGCCGCGCGGCACGGAGTTGCGCAGCCGCTCCATTCGCGGCGTGGAGTGCCGTTTTCGCACGGCCTACGACGTCACGCTGGCGCCGCTAGCCATCAGTGATGCGAAGTATCTGCCGCTCGCGATGGCGCCGGGCGCTACCGTGTTGCCTGCGAATGCAACCGGCATCGTGTCCATTACGTTCGCCTCGACTTCGCCTCAGCTCGATCTCGCTGCACTGAAAGTGCCTCACGTGCGAGCACACCTGCACGGCGAGCAGTCGTTCATCGCCGCACTGGCCGATTGTCTCTTCGTCAACGCACTCGCCACGTACGTGGAGCCGGACCGGTGCGGACGCTGGAAGGAAATGTGCGCCACGCCCGTCACGCAGGCGGGTTTCGACGAGGCCGACGGCCTGATCGACTATCCGGCACGCTCGCATCCTGCTTATCGCTTGCTCACCGAATACTTCGGCTTTCCCGAGAAATTCGATTTCGTCGATTTCGATCTTGGCGCCATGACGCGTGCCGCAGGGCCGTGCCGCAGCCTCACGCTGCACGTCGTACTGAAGGACGTGCGCGGCGACTCGCATATGGCGCGCCTGCTGGAGACGCTCTCGACAAGCCACTTGCGGCTCTTCTGCACGCCGGTCGTGAACCTGTTCAGGCAGCGCGGCGAGCCCATTCGCGTGAGCCACCAGGCGGTGTCCTACCCGGTGATCGCGGAAGGACGCAACGCATTCGCCTACGAAATCTATTCCATCGACTCCGTTCACCTCGTACGTCAGCGGGCGCATGAAGAGAAGGTGATCGAGTTCAGGCCGTTCTATTCGCTGCACCACGGCGAGACGGAAAAGGCCGGGCATTACTGGTTCGCGCGGCGCAATGCCTGGGTGGCGGAGAACAGCCCGGGCTACGAGACCGAGATTTCGATTGTCGACATCGACCTCGAACCTTCGGCGCCGCAAACCGATACGCTGAGCGTCGATCTCACCTGCACCAATCGCGATCTGCCGTCGCGGCTTGCCGTCGGTCTGGAAGGTGGGGACCTGTTCGTGGAAGGCGGCGCGCCCGCGGGCAGCAGCATCGTCATGCTGCGTCGGCCCACGCCCACGGCGCGCTTCGAACGCGGACGCGGCGCGCATTGGCGCCTCGTTTCGCATCTCGCGTTGAGTCACGTGTCGCTGGCAAACAGCGGTCTCGCCGCATTGAAAGAGATGCTCGTGCTCTACGATCTGCGGCGCTCGGCGGTGTCGTCGCGCCATATCGAGGGCATTGTCGGCATCGAGCAACGTGCTGCCGTGCAATGGTTGCCCGGCAAGCCCTTCGCGACGTTCGTGCGTGGCGTGGAAATACGCCTCACGCTGGACGAGGAGCATTTCGTCGGCACGAGCGTGGCCACGTTCGTGCGCCTGCTGGATACGTTCTTCGGGCTCTACGTGCATCTGAACAGCTTTGTGCAACTGATCGTCGTGTCGAAGCGCACGGGCGAGGAGATTCTGCGATGCAAACCGCGCAGCGGCGAGTCGATCCTGGTGTAA
- the tssH gene encoding type VI secretion system ATPase TssH translates to MSTPLKTLITKLNTTCRQVTERAASLCLARGHYEVDLEHLFLALLDEPASDASIVLRGSAVDVHALRADLEGELERLKTGNTRTPVFSVHLIELFEQAWLIASLDSQIGRIRSGHLLLALLSAPDLAQFAQRMSPRFADVRVTDLKHRFDDITEGSIEVERATTTGADPTEDTPQRQTTTGGPSRTPALDTYTTNLTERAREGKIDPVVGREREIRQAIDILMRRRQNNPILTGEAGVGKTAVVEGLALRIAAGDVPAALAGVALHVLDMGLLQAGASVKGEFENRLKNVIDEVRKSPHPIILFIDEAHTIIGAGGQAGQNDAANLLKPALARGELRTIAATTWSEYKKYFEKDAALARRFQVVKVEEPDETLAAAMLRAMAGLMERHFNVRILDDAITEAVRLSHRYISGRQLPDKAISVLDTACARVALAQSATPGAIDDARKRIERTQTEIAALEREAAGDAAEDPQRAERLATLRAQLAADMEAVTADEARYAQERELVAEIAALRSQIDTLRERAADAAQSDELHQARETLTQRVARLHALQGEQPMVPLQVDGHVVAEIVASWTGIPLGRMVKDEIGTVMNLQPLLAARVIGQDHALEAIAQRVRTASAGLEDPNKPRGVFMFVGPSGVGKTETALALADVLYGGERKMVTINMSEYQEAHSVSGLKGSPPGYVGYGEGGVLTEAVRRNPYSVVLLDEVEKAHPDVLEMFFQVFDKGMMDDAEGREIDFRNTLIILTSNVGSTTVMQHCLNKGEGELPDADELAELLRPQLYKAFKPAFLGRMKVVPYYPISDDVLAQIIELKLERIRRRVEANHHAAFEWDESLVDAVLARCTEVDSGARNVDHILNGTLLPEIAQHVLERIADGEPIAKIAVHAHESGEFEYTVE, encoded by the coding sequence ATGAGCACGCCCCTGAAGACTCTCATTACGAAACTCAACACGACGTGCCGCCAGGTCACGGAGCGCGCGGCGAGCCTGTGTCTCGCGCGCGGTCACTACGAGGTGGACCTCGAACATCTGTTCCTCGCGTTGCTGGACGAACCCGCGAGCGATGCGTCCATCGTGCTGAGGGGAAGCGCTGTGGACGTGCACGCGCTGCGCGCCGACCTCGAAGGCGAACTCGAACGGTTGAAGACAGGCAACACCAGAACGCCGGTGTTTTCGGTGCATCTCATCGAACTGTTCGAACAGGCGTGGCTCATTGCATCGCTGGATTCGCAGATCGGACGAATCCGCTCGGGGCATCTGCTGCTCGCGTTGTTGAGCGCGCCGGATCTCGCGCAATTCGCGCAGCGCATGTCGCCGCGTTTTGCCGACGTGCGCGTGACCGATCTCAAGCACCGCTTCGATGACATCACGGAAGGCTCGATCGAAGTGGAACGAGCAACCACGACCGGAGCCGATCCCACCGAGGACACGCCACAGCGCCAGACGACCACCGGCGGCCCGTCGCGAACCCCCGCGCTCGACACCTACACGACCAACCTCACCGAGCGCGCCCGCGAAGGCAAGATCGACCCCGTGGTGGGCCGCGAACGCGAGATCCGCCAGGCGATCGATATCCTGATGCGCCGCCGTCAGAACAACCCTATCCTCACGGGCGAAGCAGGCGTGGGAAAAACCGCGGTGGTGGAAGGTCTCGCGCTGCGTATCGCGGCCGGCGACGTGCCCGCCGCGCTCGCGGGCGTGGCGCTTCATGTGCTCGACATGGGGTTGTTGCAGGCCGGCGCCAGCGTGAAGGGCGAGTTCGAAAACCGCCTGAAGAACGTGATCGACGAAGTGAGGAAGAGTCCGCACCCGATCATCCTGTTCATCGACGAGGCGCATACGATCATCGGCGCGGGTGGCCAGGCGGGCCAGAACGATGCCGCGAACCTGCTCAAGCCTGCGCTCGCGCGTGGTGAATTGCGCACCATCGCGGCCACGACGTGGAGCGAATACAAGAAGTACTTCGAAAAAGACGCGGCGCTCGCACGGCGCTTCCAGGTAGTGAAGGTCGAAGAGCCGGACGAAACGCTGGCCGCTGCCATGCTGCGCGCCATGGCCGGTTTGATGGAACGCCACTTCAACGTGCGCATTCTCGATGACGCCATTACGGAGGCCGTGCGCCTCTCGCATCGCTACATCAGCGGACGGCAACTGCCCGACAAGGCGATCAGCGTGCTCGACACCGCGTGCGCGCGTGTCGCGCTTGCACAGAGCGCCACGCCGGGCGCGATCGACGACGCGAGAAAACGCATCGAACGCACGCAGACGGAAATCGCGGCGCTCGAACGCGAGGCGGCTGGCGATGCAGCCGAAGACCCGCAGCGCGCGGAACGGCTCGCTACGCTGCGCGCGCAACTCGCAGCGGACATGGAAGCCGTGACCGCCGACGAAGCGCGCTACGCGCAGGAGCGCGAACTCGTGGCGGAGATTGCAGCACTGCGCAGCCAGATCGATACGCTGCGCGAGCGCGCGGCCGATGCCGCGCAATCCGACGAACTGCACCAGGCGCGCGAAACGCTCACGCAACGCGTCGCGCGTCTGCATGCGTTGCAGGGCGAGCAACCCATGGTGCCCTTGCAGGTGGACGGCCACGTGGTCGCGGAAATCGTCGCGTCGTGGACCGGCATTCCACTGGGCCGCATGGTGAAGGACGAAATCGGCACGGTGATGAATCTTCAGCCGCTACTGGCTGCTCGCGTGATCGGCCAGGACCACGCGCTCGAGGCCATCGCGCAGCGCGTGCGAACCGCGAGCGCAGGGCTCGAAGATCCGAACAAGCCGCGCGGCGTCTTCATGTTCGTCGGGCCCTCGGGCGTGGGTAAAACCGAAACGGCGCTCGCGCTGGCAGACGTGCTGTACGGCGGCGAGCGCAAGATGGTCACGATCAACATGAGCGAGTATCAGGAAGCGCACAGCGTCTCGGGACTCAAGGGCTCGCCGCCGGGTTATGTCGGCTACGGCGAGGGTGGCGTGCTGACCGAAGCGGTGCGGCGCAATCCGTACTCGGTCGTGCTGCTCGACGAAGTGGAAAAGGCGCATCCCGACGTGCTCGAGATGTTCTTCCAGGTTTTCGACAAGGGCATGATGGACGACGCCGAAGGACGCGAGATCGACTTTCGCAACACGCTCATCATTCTGACGTCGAACGTGGGGTCCACCACGGTGATGCAGCACTGCCTCAACAAGGGCGAAGGGGAGTTGCCGGATGCCGACGAACTGGCCGAACTGCTGCGCCCGCAGCTGTACAAGGCGTTCAAGCCCGCGTTCCTCGGCCGCATGAAGGTGGTGCCGTACTACCCGATTTCCGACGACGTGCTCGCGCAGATCATCGAACTGAAGCTCGAACGCATTCGCCGCCGTGTCGAAGCGAATCATCATGCGGCGTTCGAATGGGACGAGTCGCTCGTCGACGCCGTGCTCGCGCGGTGTACCGAAGTGGATTCGGGCGCGCGCAACGTGGACCACATCCTGAACGGCACGCTCTTGCCCGAGATCGCGCAGCACGTGCTGGAGCGCATCGCGGACGGCGAACCGATCGCGAAGATTGCTGTGCATGCGCACGAGTCGGGCGAATTCGAATACACGGTGGAGTAA
- the tssG gene encoding type VI secretion system baseplate subunit TssG translates to MQTAQRRVDPGVIERLLDEPHAFEFFQAVRMLERWFSDDAPVAARTGDVLAKHIGFRSTLSLAFPPSEIEHAQPYDHSGDALKNKAQRTAALANGGLSRVEITPSFFGLLGGQGALPLHYTEQIVSREQLKRDRAAREFFDVFGNRATALFYAAWKKYRLPFHYELDRDERYLPLLLALAGVADGGSRESLQTGKGALFDEAIAGYALPARHRPVSAAYLQRTLSDYFKVPVRVDQFVGKWYDVPRDQLTVLGQINATLGASALAGERVWQRDMRARLVIGPLSKADYESFLPGFDCAIALERMLTLLAGVTLEYEVSLVLRRSEVGPSQLGGGARLGWDAFLCTHAADRDRADARYELHVIH, encoded by the coding sequence ATGCAAACCGCGCAGCGGCGAGTCGATCCTGGTGTAATCGAGCGTCTGCTCGACGAGCCGCACGCGTTCGAATTTTTCCAGGCCGTGCGCATGCTGGAGCGCTGGTTTTCGGACGATGCGCCCGTAGCCGCGCGCACCGGCGACGTGCTGGCGAAGCACATCGGTTTTCGCAGCACGCTGTCGCTTGCGTTTCCGCCCAGCGAGATCGAGCACGCCCAGCCCTATGACCACAGCGGCGATGCGCTGAAAAACAAGGCGCAACGCACGGCCGCGCTCGCCAACGGTGGACTGTCCCGCGTCGAAATCACGCCGTCGTTTTTCGGCTTGTTAGGCGGGCAGGGTGCGTTGCCGCTGCATTACACGGAACAGATCGTTTCGCGCGAGCAGTTGAAGCGCGACCGTGCGGCGCGCGAATTCTTCGACGTGTTCGGCAATCGCGCGACGGCGCTCTTCTACGCGGCCTGGAAGAAGTACCGCCTGCCGTTCCACTACGAACTCGATCGCGACGAACGCTACCTGCCTTTGCTGCTGGCGCTCGCGGGCGTGGCCGATGGTGGCTCGCGCGAGAGCCTGCAAACGGGCAAGGGCGCGCTGTTCGACGAAGCGATTGCGGGCTACGCGTTGCCGGCGCGGCACCGTCCCGTTTCGGCGGCGTATCTGCAGCGCACGCTGTCCGATTACTTCAAGGTGCCCGTGCGCGTGGACCAGTTCGTCGGCAAGTGGTACGACGTGCCGCGCGATCAGCTTACGGTGCTGGGCCAGATCAATGCGACGCTCGGGGCGTCCGCGCTGGCGGGCGAGCGCGTCTGGCAGCGCGACATGCGCGCACGGCTCGTTATCGGACCGCTTTCGAAAGCCGATTACGAGTCGTTCCTGCCCGGCTTCGATTGCGCCATCGCGCTCGAACGCATGCTGACGCTGCTGGCGGGCGTCACGCTGGAGTACGAAGTGTCGCTCGTGCTGCGGCGTTCTGAAGTAGGCCCGAGTCAACTGGGCGGCGGCGCGCGCCTTGGCTGGGACGCGTTCCTCTGTACGCATGCAGCGGACCGCGATCGCGCGGATGCGCGTTACGAATTGCACGTCATTCACTGA
- a CDS encoding Hcp family type VI secretion system effector produces MKDIYLKFGNPAIKGESADKDHTGWIEIDSWNHSILQPRSATASTAGGHTAERCEHSDMRFTKDIDVVSPLLYQHASGGTTFDEVTIDFMRSDGEGNRIKYLEIKLKYVIISSITPSVVGEGLPTEDFSLKYAAVQWKYTQQKIGGNQGGNAQGAWSLTKNDKTYAV; encoded by the coding sequence ATGAAGGACATCTATTTAAAATTCGGCAATCCTGCGATCAAGGGCGAATCGGCCGATAAGGATCACACCGGCTGGATCGAAATCGATTCGTGGAACCATTCGATCCTGCAGCCGCGTTCGGCAACGGCATCGACGGCAGGCGGCCATACGGCGGAGCGCTGCGAGCACTCCGACATGCGCTTCACGAAAGACATCGACGTGGTGAGCCCGCTGCTGTACCAGCACGCGTCGGGCGGCACGACGTTCGACGAAGTCACCATCGACTTCATGCGCTCCGACGGCGAAGGCAACCGCATCAAGTACCTTGAAATCAAGCTCAAGTACGTGATCATTTCGAGCATCACGCCGAGCGTGGTGGGCGAAGGCCTGCCCACGGAGGACTTCTCGCTCAAGTACGCCGCTGTGCAGTGGAAGTACACGCAGCAGAAGATCGGCGGCAACCAGGGCGGCAACGCGCAGGGTGCCTGGAGTCTCACGAAGAACGACAAGACCTACGCGGTCTGA
- the tagF gene encoding type VI secretion system-associated protein TagF, whose amino-acid sequence MTQTVEAQIAYFGKIPSRGDFVKSAHNPQLLQTLDNWIAQAMELLAEDPRWKIVYEDARPMHFAFLGSRSRLAIAGHMMASHDVSSRRFPFLAATALEVNQPLAFLARSPLAFARLWSRVAAQMKPLLSASEPAGALQALGETHVPIETSAGPGSPHDGTFNDFVEHQTLAGLEQMLLASGHPVKLRGAMLALGSLLRPVMTSGSSHLERGLTLPLPTDPFYRSLVAAFWLELIAPFVAHADFELAIFIGTIASRERLVVGFNGASAKTLHSVVDPQAYASHNIDIDDPEWIDAHAQNDHGISKLVSYLDQPQLSLRMAIDTFREAFVAA is encoded by the coding sequence ATGACGCAAACCGTAGAGGCGCAGATCGCCTACTTTGGCAAGATCCCGTCGCGCGGCGACTTCGTGAAGAGCGCGCATAACCCGCAGTTGCTCCAGACGCTCGACAACTGGATCGCGCAGGCCATGGAGCTGCTGGCGGAAGACCCGCGCTGGAAGATCGTCTACGAAGACGCGCGGCCCATGCACTTCGCCTTTCTCGGCTCGCGCAGCCGGCTCGCCATTGCGGGTCACATGATGGCGAGTCACGATGTGTCGTCGCGGCGCTTTCCGTTTCTCGCGGCCACGGCGCTCGAAGTGAATCAGCCGCTCGCGTTTCTCGCGCGCAGCCCGCTCGCGTTCGCGCGGCTATGGTCGCGTGTAGCCGCGCAGATGAAGCCGCTGCTTTCCGCGTCTGAACCCGCGGGCGCGCTCCAGGCGCTGGGCGAAACGCACGTGCCGATCGAAACGAGCGCGGGCCCCGGTAGCCCGCACGACGGCACCTTCAACGACTTCGTGGAACACCAGACGCTCGCCGGGCTCGAACAGATGCTGCTCGCAAGCGGCCATCCCGTGAAACTGCGCGGTGCGATGCTTGCGCTCGGGTCGCTGCTGCGGCCCGTGATGACGAGCGGATCGTCGCATCTGGAGCGCGGCCTCACGCTGCCGCTGCCCACCGACCCGTTCTATCGCAGCCTCGTTGCCGCGTTCTGGCTCGAACTGATTGCGCCCTTTGTCGCGCACGCCGACTTCGAGCTTGCCATCTTCATCGGCACGATCGCTTCGCGCGAGCGGCTCGTGGTGGGCTTCAACGGTGCCTCGGCGAAGACGCTGCACAGCGTCGTCGACCCGCAGGCGTACGCGTCGCACAACATCGACATCGACGACCCCGAGTGGATCGACGCTCATGCACAGAACGACCATGGAATCAGCAAGCTTGTCAGCTATCTCGACCAACCGCAGCTTTCGTTGCGCATGGCCATCGACACGTTCCGCGAAGCGTTCGTCGCAGCATGA
- the tssE gene encoding type VI secretion system baseplate subunit TssE: protein MKRFEPSFLDKLFDDEPHLPAPAAMRQLSLDELKGAVARDVEAILNTRIALTEEELTSLPECSRSVLTYGLNDFAGLSLASHYDRTFICKSIQQAIERHEPRLRQIAVTLELNGQSTNALCFAIQALLVVSAAEEPVSFDAMLQPATLQYSVSRARARA from the coding sequence ATGAAGCGCTTCGAACCCAGCTTTCTCGACAAGCTGTTCGATGACGAACCGCATCTGCCGGCGCCTGCCGCGATGCGGCAATTGTCGCTGGACGAGCTGAAAGGCGCGGTCGCGCGCGACGTGGAAGCGATCCTGAACACGCGCATCGCGTTGACCGAGGAAGAACTCACGTCGCTACCGGAATGCTCGCGTTCGGTGTTGACCTACGGCCTGAACGATTTCGCGGGCTTGAGTCTCGCGAGTCATTACGACCGCACCTTCATCTGCAAGTCGATCCAACAGGCCATCGAGCGTCACGAGCCGCGGCTACGGCAGATCGCCGTCACGCTGGAACTCAACGGGCAATCCACGAATGCGTTGTGTTTTGCGATTCAGGCGCTGCTCGTGGTTTCGGCGGCAGAAGAGCCGGTGAGTTTCGATGCGATGCTACAGCCGGCCACGCTTCAATACTCGGTCTCGCGCGCACGCGCGAGAGCCTGA